One region of Oryza sativa Japonica Group chromosome 5, ASM3414082v1 genomic DNA includes:
- the LOC9266485 gene encoding uncharacterized protein: protein MDVMEKSRRAHFLFDDDDQTPPKQNGPQNDDQHNNDDGSGCLCVSCYGGVAKPKAPKSSSPAKDVVAGGRPAAGSNCT, encoded by the exons ATG gaCGTGATGGAGAAGTCTCGGCGAGCTCACTTCTtgttcgacgacgacgaccaaacGCCGCCGAAGCAGAACGGCCCCCAGAACGACGACCAGCACAAcaacgacgacggcagcggctgCCTCTGCGTGTCGTGCTACGGCGGCGTCGCAAAACCAAAGGCGCccaagtcgtcgtcgccggcgaaggacgtcgtcgccggcggccgtccTGCTGCAGGCTCCAACTGTACCTGA